Sequence from the Primulina huaijiensis isolate GDHJ02 chromosome 16, ASM1229523v2, whole genome shotgun sequence genome:
CGGAGCAACTTGTGATTAAATTTCCAACAATCATTTCACATCATAATCGCAATGTAATATACACCATCTCCATTCATTTATACAAAACAATCAATCAATCATGATAATCAACTTTTAATCCAATTCACCAAATCACAAGAATAAAACCACTCCACCCCTCCAAAATAACAGCATCAATACTCAAACTTGATGGCACGCGGATGAGAAGTATGAACCAGGAACTTGCATTAGGGGATGGATAAGTGTGTTGTACATATCTTAAGTTCCGATTTACCGCGATCCGACTGGTAATTTAAGAATTCATATACAACATGACTTATGTTTCACTTTAGCTTTAGATTAGAAGGAATATTATATACATGTAATTTCCCTTCAATGACTTTACACAATAAATCGATGTATTCATTGGaaaaatatatgattgaatAATTACAGGTGTCGAAATGAATTATGACCTACAAGTTGTCATCTCCATCCAGTTCTTCTTCAAGTTCAAGACCCTCTGCTGCCAGAAGCTGGCCGatgatcttcttcttctcctcttcaGCCTTTCTCCGCATTAGATCTCTTTTTCGAAGAACAAGGGTATGCCGTCTTAGAGTGCTGTTAGAGTTCTCCAAGGATGCCTTTTTCTCTTTCACCAGTATCTTCCTTTCTTCTTCAGGGTCAATCTGAAATtccataaacaaataaatgaagGTTTTACAAGCTTGTAATTAAAAGTTACAAAATAGATGAGCTCTTACCACATTCACTATTCAATCAaaccctttttcatcaagtatGTAGAGGCTGAAGTTTTTGGACTCCTAGTTATCAAAAGATCACTTTACCTTTGATCGAGCAAGGCGACGTGCTCGTAGATTCAATTCCAGCTGCTGTTGCTCAGCCCAAGCTGCAATGGCCATATCTCCTCTCTGGTCGAATGCTTTTCTCTTCTTCATAAGCCACTCCATCCATGCTTGAGATGCCTGATAAATAACAAATCTCGTTGCAGTTAGACCCTAAAATCCATCACTCTCTTTAAATTTATAATGCATTTGCAATCAAGTTAATTGAAAAAGCAGACAGAAACTTAGTTTTCATCATTCCTAAACACATTCAACCGGTATCTGAAAAAAGTTGATGCACTTGGTATCTGATACATAGGTATACATCAATAAGTACTAGAAAGAATTTTTCACCTTCATCGGGTTCACACGGTTATCAGTATCATATTGCCTCCTTTTCTGATCATCAACAAGAAGCTCATATGCAGCCTGAATCTTTATAAATCGTGCTTCAGCCGTTTCCCCTTCTTCCAAAGTTCCTCTACCATCATACACTAGAAAGATAAAAGTGGCACATTAGCAAGGCcaatgcaaaaatatttttcaagagaaCTGAAAATTATAGCTTCATGCTCTGTACTCAGAAATTTTGAGAGAGCAAAATCAAGTACCTGACTTGGAAGGAGACTTTGAATTCATCTCAAATCaccaaaaaattattcaaaatcaaaaaGTTTCAATTTGTACTATCCACATATGGGATTTAAGAGCAGGTACACAACATACAAATATATACATTTCTTCATAATACATGAGAAGAAATAAATTGCAGATGCACCACATATAGAGGATTGAAGATAATGGACAAACCATCAGGATGATAGAATTTGGCCAGACGCCTATATGCTATCTTTATTTGCTCCTCATCTGCATCCCTTTCCAATTCTGGATTTGGAAAGTCGAACATAAGTCAGCAAAAGAACAGTAAACGACAGAGAAATTGAATATGCTAAAGACAACACTTTAAGCACCTAAAAGAATGAAAAGTAAGCTGGATACATCAGCTTTCACTCCTGAGGTTACAAATCCATTTCCTAAGTTGCAGCAGTTCATagatgaaatttaatttaatatattaaatatatgtgaaatatttgatatttactGGTAGTAAAAGAAACCTCAAGTTCTACTTCTACTTCACTGCTATCATGCACTGTCGATCCTTGCTTGCTATAAGCTCATTCTCAAATtacgaaaaaataaattattttgcaGTTAAAACTTGCATTATATCACAAACTTTCTAGCATTTTACGAGGTTATACTACATCACCCTGACTGATGCAAAATCCGGTGTTTACTTCGTCCCGTGCTCAAGCCAAGAATGTGAAACACAGTAACAATTTGTGTTGCCTGAAATTCACGCTTGAAGTAAGCCCACTTTTTCAGACCAGGATGGTTTCAGTGGCTGCTGTTCGATCTGTTTTAGGCATGCTATATGATTTTAACTCAAATATGATTCTAGCTGACACAAACACGGTGCATAATTTGATAAACACAAGCATACACACTTGATAAAGTAACAGAAGACTGGAACTCAacacaaacaaaaacaaagctAAAAAGTGAACTACCAAGGGTTTCATATGGGGATTTATCGTCGGTCCAATCAGAAGCTCTGGTAGCCACCATCCTCCTATGCTGATTCAATCTCACCCTCGACCCATTCTTTCTCTGCTGCCCAAATCTATCAAACCAAACAGCGAAAACCGGTGAATACAAGCGAACCCTGAAATTGTTGCTAGGGCTTTCAATCGACGGAACCCTAGTAATCAATCTGCAGCAGCAAGTCATCGAAGAGAACACAACCTGGGGTCTACATACCGCTCTCAAATTGCTCATGTTCCTCGATTCGAAACCCGGAAACAAAAGCTATGAATTTTGATGGAATCGCACAGATTGAAGGCCGTGAAGGAAGAGAATTGGAAGGTGGAATTTGGattgttgttttgttttatgtgaaAATTTTCAGCTTCCGTGGAATCCGATTATCACACGCATGCTTTCCTTCAATATTTTccgctttttttttaaaaaaataaaattaatttgaagaGTTGGTCTcctgtaagacggtctcacgaatctttacttgtgaaacggatcaattctaccgatattcacaataaaaaataatacttttagcataaaaagtaatattttttcatagatgacccaaatgatccgtctcacaaaatacaacctgtGAAATCTTATCACACAAATTTTTCCATAAATTGAATTATTCAATGGTTGCAATTCAGATATTAGTCACATTTGATCTCATGCAAAGGGCTGTCGACTCCTTGTAAatataaagattatttttttatgtcaaattattttatttaaatttattttaaaaatttgtagtTTCAAAAACTTTCTAACCGAATCGTACGTCACAATTTggttttaattttatgaaaaaaatcatcaaaCCACATCGTGACCATCTTAAGTGAGAGATGTGCTATAAATCATACATACTTCTTTCTTagatttaaaagaaattaactTTTAATACCAAGTTTATTGAACATATAatgttaaattcaaatttgtaaaaaaaaaaaacctcagtAAGCATTAACACGAGACTAtcgttttaaagaaaaataatcacATCGTATCACtacattatcattttttttaatctttaaataaaaattcactaataaaaaaatatttacaaatatagTGGACATACCCAGACAAGATTACAAAATATTGAAGAGCCTAGAGTCTGAAGTGCAAAATCTTAAGAAGATATGCCATATAAACATACAAAGATATTCTCCATTTTTTGTAGGATATCAAAACCTGCATATGCTATTTTTCAGTACGCACTGATATACCTGTGTTAAAGATATTCTAGCTCTTTGATCTTAAGAACATCATCATGATCATAGATCGTTTTTCCATTAAAAAGATGCATATATTTATAGAAACTTTTGAAATTTTCTCCAACCAAGCATACATACACATCTACAATATGCCAAACTCCCATTCACTTACAGACTTATTAAGAATTATacttaaaattgataaataaactATACACACACCCACAAAGGCCATAAACTAAGTGAAACACAACTACAAATAGTGTACATGAGCGCTGAACTGCCAATTAACTAGCTGCTCAATGTCATAATGTAGAAAATGGGAAGGCTATTGGAGCCCCAGGCGACCGCACCATAGAGAGTTGAGAGCCCAAAGACGTTGAAAATACTCGCCGAATATAAGCAAGCCTTTCGTTGCTTGGTGTGTCGTCAATATACGAGACCTTTGCTCTAGAGTTTGCTCTCGAAGGTTGTCCGCATGTAGCACGAACCTTTCGAGTGATTCCAACTTTTCGATTGACGAAAGCATCTGAGCACCATAATTTCCAgctccagcagcaagatatgtGAAGCCCTGTAGTTTGCTGAAGCTTCTCCACTCCTAGTGATAGAGCATCCTCGGCTTGCACGCACGAATGTCTCAACATGCGAACCTTAACGACTTGCTGCTCGTCCAGCTAGCCCAAGTTGAGACATCACAACCTGATTATCGAGTTTCACAGACTCAAAAATAAGTTACCAAACACTAGTTGAATAAAGATGTTGAATGGAACAGCTAGTCTGGATGTTACATTTACAAGAGTAGATGGTCTGAACCCTCCTATTCAAAGGAAGAACCGCTCGACCGAGGTCTTCCATGCTCCGTGCACTATGTAGAACGCATCGGTCCTGGCGACGTCTCGTTTCATACCAAAGAGGTTTCGATAATGGTTTAGTACATTATGTACTATCATTCTCAGCTTTGGTTCACTAACTGGTAATTGTAGAACATTTCTTAGCTCGGAAATTTTTCGTACTTGCTCCTCAATCCAGTTCCCGTATTCACCTCAAACGCTGTGATTCCTGCACATTCATCAGTATCACACCATTAAGgcaaaacacaagaaaattatgaCCTAATTCATAGGTCCATATATTTCGATACTTGCCGTTGATCTATAAGGTAACAGTCCCTACAACGAAAATGTAGACCATAAATCTGTTGTGTAATAAGCTTTTTGACATGTTGCCCTTTTCGGGAGTCTCCGGATCTATACAGGGACAAAATATTACATTGCACCAGATTATAATATATACCTGCTGTCTAGCTTGTTCGAGTTCGAGTTGAAACCGCGCCAGCTTCAAACGACtcgttaaaataaaatcttctGATCCAAACACAACTAATAAGTAATTTTGGgagtaaaatattaaatttaaaaccttataaatttattatataaaattatagagTATGATAAATCGTTCCATGCACGACCGGATTTTAATTTCTTTCGTGGGTGCAACAATAAGTGCTTCCCACATTTCCCAAAACTTCTGGGCATAACTTATTTTTTAATGCCACCACCACCATACCTTTTGTAGTCGGACATTTTGGAAAAAAGGTAACttggttatatatttatattcttaGCTGTGAAGAAATTAAGTTGAcacaaaatggaaaattttatggCCATTAATCAGTTGTAACCAACAACAAGATGTCACTCTTCTTATTATGTGAAAGGAGCGTTTGATCCATAGACCAATATAacattaaagtttgaaattgtATGAAAATTTTGGACTTCCATTAGTATCAACGTCCTTGGTCATCAACAACTGGCTAATGTTTCGACGGGTACTATTGGCTCAGGCTCAGGCTCGGGCTCAGACTCAGGCGGGTCATGACTAGCTTTATCGTTTGACTAAATTCGACACACTTGGTTCGAGTTTGATACTAACTTGAAAGGTAGTCGAGATCTCAGAGTTCGAAACTGAATAGCTAGTTAGTCTTATCAAATCCTTGGACGTATGATCTCGAGAAGTAAGTTGTCGACAGCTCTTCTTTCAGGGTTTATTTTGTCTTCTGGGAAACATGGGTCTTTTGagccaaagaaaaaaaaaagatagtaTCGGTGTTATTGCAATTGCACTCTGAAAGGGaaatcacaataaatgaaactCAACCATGGATGATGCTCTTTTGAGAGGCTTTATAATGAATTAAAGGAAGCaaaatgtatgacatttttgctcACCACAACCTATCAAAAAGTGACCAACCACCCACATAAACAATACAAGAATCTAAATAAATACCAACCGATCGATGATGAAAAGttacaagaaagaaaaatggaatCATACGAAATTTGGAGCACGATTTTTATTAGCAAAGTAAGAAACTTAATCGATTAACCTAGATGATGTCGGAGTAAAAGATCATCAACTGTGAAAATATATTGTTGTATGTATTTTACTGGTGAAATTCAGAACCTTAGAGTCCAAGTTTTTCCCCCAGTTTTGAATTAACTATATATCGAAAGTTTCCACCTAAATGGTGGTGCCACTCTCTCAAGAGGAATATTATCCAAGTTCATACATGTAACTACCATAGATTTTATTCAACCGATGTatgacaactaacacaccctccTCACACTCAAGAATGAACAATCTGGAGCATAAAGTTTACAAGACAACAAGTGGTAAAATTATGAATAATTCAACACATAACAGTGGAACATGAGTTCtgaactcaaccccaaaaactaACTTAATAGAAGATGATTGTCAAGTTTTTATATGCAACtcccaaaaatttaattttactaaaaatatataaagagataaaataaaaaaaagattgatGGAACAAAAAGGGAAAACTTTAGGTTGTCCGTTCGCtacaatattcaatattatatAGGATCCCCATTTGGagaaaaaaatgatttctaTGCGTCCAAAGTAAGGATGAAAGCttatgttatatttgatgctCCAAATCGTGctatattttattcaaacaaattatatttacacaaattattaaaaattaaatgaattaaataccatgaatgaacaaaataaaattaatcattGATAAAACATttgattcaaatatttgaagaaTGACATGTTTTTTCGTTTGTCACTAATAAATATTAATCTTCGTACATCATTTGGATTAATGTATTTGAAGAATGCTCGTGTCTCGTAAACCTAAATGTTGAATTTCGATCGATATTTGCTGGCACACAAATCAATTGCTGCAAAATGTGAAGAAACTTAAGATTACGAACATCTTGCTCAAGAAAAGGAAGGTGATCAGTAAACAATTTAGTAGAACAAATATATCTCATTGGACATTCACTTTTTGTTGCTAATATTACCATCCAATTAACCCAATCCATAAAAGCATGCATTTTGTGACCATATTGGCCGGCATtgcttcaatatcatatttgtgTTCCAGTTGATTTCTTGTTTGTTTACATGAAGCAGGAAAAAGGTTAAATTCGATGCCAACATGGGCACCAAGATACCAACTCAGAAGAACCAGTTCAGAAGCATAAAAAAACTCCCTCCTCCAATCTAGCAAGCCAAAATACTTAATTATACCATCATCAAAATACTtcattatatataatcataaacaataaaaccCATTTACTAGAACATTGTACTGAATTTTCAATCTGCAATGCGTAGTGGCTTTCTACAGATTGATTAGTACGTAATAGGTACATATTACATTGCTATTATCCTAGAATAACTAAGTGCATCTACAAGCAATGAATACTAAATCATTTTTAAGAACTTCACAATATCTTCCTATCACAGAGCCTCGTCGGTAAACCaatctctgcatctcaaacACATGAGAGGCAGCGTGTCACAGAAGTCAAATATTTGGTTCAAGATCAAATTCATTCGAACATGGTGAGCATCAATAACTCAAATATTTAGTTTATGACCGACCACTCGAAAACAAACTACAGAATCACATTCGTAGTTAAAACTGAATTAAACTAACTGCAATATGTTTCTTAGAATAACGATGGACCATTATGTtcacaaaaaagaaaatagagatGTCTAATTGAAGAGATCACGGATCATTTTGCAAGTCCACGGTTATCTTGAGTACCCACATTTATGAagcgaaataaaatatattgtgtTGTGTATGATGAAATTATATGGTAACATGAAAGCAAAGAAATTTCAAAAACCATTTGGTTTCAAGGGAAAAAGGAACTGCAACAATtaagaaaattcaagaatacCATCACTTTATTGTTAAAACTTCATTTAGAAAATATACAGAGGTCAGTTAAACTCACACATTTGAGGACAGGTGAGTTCTGCAAAGAGGGATTGAGCTTCTGCAGATTATAGGACTCCAGAATTTTCTATACCTGAAGTTGTCAAGGATAAGAGAGAACCAAGTTATATCTCTATCGTACACAACAGTTTCTTAAATAGGAAGCTGAATTAAGAAAAACGGTATGCATTGTCTTCATGTCCTTGATGAAAGGGATTTCCAAGATAAAGCAAATTTGTGAAAAAACCCAATAAAACCAGAAAATCAAATTATATGGCGTTAATcgccattttaaaaataaataacttacAAAATTAGGTTGACCATTGACCAAAATTCAAATCATCTCTTTGTTGCATCAATAAACATAGCTCGAGTCCAATGTTCCACATCTTCATTTTGTGATGGAGGAGGAGGAAAAGTCGGGTGTTCAATGATATCCCATCCTTCAATTAAGTTTTCGCTCTTTCCCGTATCAAAAAACTCATTACCATAAAGAAAACTGGCAGCAGAGCTTGGAAGATAATTATCATATGCAGTTCTCTGCAATAAAGAAATCAGCTTCATGTAACTTGCAATACACAATGAGCTATACGAGACTCTTCCATAGAATCATTTTCACGGAACTGAAGACAACATAACTTCTTCCATTCAACTGAAGACAACATAACTTCTTCCATTCAATCAGCATCAATCAAAAAGACTGAAATGTCAGAAAGACTAAACCGCATCATTCCATTCTCTACATTTATGACACAATAATATATATCCTTAGGATAGATATTTTGACAAAAGAATCATAAGAAGATATGCATTTCTAGTACAACATTGATTTTCGCTCAACTACATATTTGAAGTTGAAAACGAATCCACCGACAGGCAAAAGAATAGATGATGTGCATGACCACTTATATGTTCAATCATCCTAGAACGACCATTTGTAACCATAAATCCTATTGTTATAGAGGaacaataatttatatttttgtctGCAATTTGAATGATAACTGTCAGCAAGCTAGTAAAGAGATTGGAAATGGATTACAACAGCATGATATGAATCTGTGTCCATTTGTGAAAACAGGATCTGATCCATTAAATACATGGAGTGTAGGTTACTAGATATTAAAATATCAGACCCTAGACACATTTTGCTAGAGTTCCTTGACCAAACAATAAGCTGCAGAGGAAGCAAACGTTAAATGCATCCAGCTTTAAACATATTAATGAATCAAGTTACAGAAACTTTTTTGTCGGGAGGCGAACTTGTGACAAGCAAGGAAAAAACCATACATTCTTCTTGGCTAAATAAGAAAAACGGAAAAGGGAAAACAAATTCAACCCCAATTTAAAAGATGGAATAAAGCCAAATTTATAAAGCAAACATAGGAAAGTCAGCAGTAGAAGAGTTGGCTTGTGATATCTGATTATCCAAATCATAACAAACTTACTTTAACATAGAGCTTACTCGCAAGCAACTTAAAGTGGTTGATCGCAAAGGTTAACAAAGAAGCACGGAAtacaaaatgaagaaaaaactCGCGAGTGGGAAAAAGATTATAAATCTGGAAGCAATTACTGGCAACCAATATCACATTTCCTACTATCTGCATGATGTTGCAGCTATAGACTATAGCTATACTTTTCTCATTGCCATATTGATCAGAATAAGTGGAAACATCTTGAAAAAATCAATTGGTGCTTAAACACATACTGCTACGGGCACCCCATGGGCACTTTCTATTAACGTGCTTGCCGAAACAGCTGACTCCACATTCCACACGGACTTGCCCACTTGTTGGCCTTGCTTGGGTGATCtgcaaattgaataaaaaaaagaaacataatgCAACTTTTTCCAATTACATTGTCCAAAAATTAAGGATCATGTAAACAAAATTCGTTGTGACAATATGATTCTGCCAAGTTCATATTCACATAGGTAAGTTTTAGGTGTAAATGCCATATCAAGCGGTTTCATGGGCTAATATTTGATCAGAACATTGAGAATAATGACAGATGAATTGAACTTACTTCAGTTTTCTACACAAGGGTAAATAAATCGATAACCGAGAGGAAAGTTCAAGTCTTGTACCTTGATGATGTTGTTCTCAAAGATAAAACAGCTCGAACCTCCTTGGAAGAAGAGAGTGTAGCCAGCAACCTTGCAAATGCCNatacttttagcataaaaagtaatattttttcatagatgacccaaatgatccgtctcacaaaatacaacctgtGAAATCTTATCACACAAATTTTTCCATAAATTGAATTATTCAATGGTTGCAATTCAGATATTAGTCACATTTGATCTCATGCAAAGGGCTGTCGACTCCTTGTAAatataaagattatttttttatgtcaaattattttatttaaatttattttaaaaatttgtagtTTCAAAAACTTTCTAACCGAATCGTACGTCACAATTTggttttaattttatgaaaaaaatcatcaaaCCACATCGTGACCATCTTAAGTGAGAGATGTGCTATAAATCATACATACTTCTTTCTTagatttaaaagaaattaactTTTAATACCAAGTTTATTGAACATATAatgttaaattcaaatttgtaaaaaaaaaaaacctcagtAAGCATTAACACGAGACTAtcgttttaaagaaaaataatcacATCGTATCACtacattatcattttttttaatctttaaataaaaattcactaataaaaaaatatttacaaatatagTGGACATACCCAGACAAGATTACAAAATATTGAAGAGCCTAGAGTCTGAAGTGCAAAATCTTAAGAAGATATGCCATATAAACATACAAAGATATTCTCCATTTTTTGTAGGATATCAAAACCTGCATATGCTATTTTTCAGTACGCACTGATATACCTGTGTTAAAGATATTCTAGCTCTTTGATCTTAAGAACATCATCATGATCATAGATCGTTTTTCCATTAAAAAGATGCATATATTTATAGAAACTTTTGAAATTTTCTCCAACCAAGCATACATACACATCTACAATATGCCAAACTCCCATTCACTTACAGACTTATTAAGAATTATacttaaaattgataaataaactATACACACACCCACAAAGGCCATAAACTAAGTGAAACACAACTACAAATAGTGTACATGAGCGCTGAACTGCCAATTAACTAGCTGCTCAATGTCATAATGTAGAAAATGGGAAGGCTATTGGAGCC
This genomic interval carries:
- the LOC140960693 gene encoding uncharacterized protein, which encodes MSNLRAVCRPQVVFSSMTCCCRLITRVPSIESPSNNFRVRLYSPVFAVWFDRFGQQRKNGSRVRLNQHRRMVATRASDWTDDKSPYETLELERDADEEQIKIAYRRLAKFYHPDVYDGRGTLEEGETAEARFIKIQAAYELLVDDQKRRQYDTDNRVNPMKASQAWMEWLMKKRKAFDQRGDMAIAAWAEQQQLELNLRARRLARSKIDPEEERKILVKEKKASLENSNSTLRRHTLVLRKRDLMRRKAEEEKKKIIGQLLAAEGLELEEELDGDDNL
- the LOC140961045 gene encoding uncharacterized protein, whose product is MLKVXAFARLLATLSSSKEVRAVLSLRTTSSRSPKQGQQVGKSVWNVESAVSASTLIESAHGVPVARTAYDNYLPSSAASFLYGNEFFDTGKSENLIEGWDIIEHPTFPPPPSQNEDVEHWTRAMFIDATKR